A window of Maioricimonas rarisocia genomic DNA:
GCAACCGAAGCGGGAATGCAGACCTGCTTCGACCGGGCCGTCGCACTGGCAGCCAGCGGGGAAACGAACGCAGCAGAGGTCCGCCGCGTCTTCGGGATTCTCGGCGAAGCGTGATCCCGCCGGACGTTCCCTGCCGCGGATAGTCCCTGCCGGGAGCGTCTGCTATAGTCTGCGCCATGGACCAGATCGACGAATTTGCCTCCATGTTCCGCCGTGCCGAACGCCAGCCGTTCGTCCACGAAGATATTTCCATCGTTCGTGTGGCGATCGTCACCGATGGCGATCACGAATCGGCCACCACCGTCCGCGATCAGCTTGTCCGATTCGTTCCCCGCCTGAATGGCGTCGAGCAATGGGATCTGATCACCGGCGAGCAGTTCCACACGGTCGAAGAGCTGACCGGTCGACTGACATCGGACTCTCCCGATCTGGTCGTGACGTTCCGGCACCTGCAGGAAGAATCGCTGATCCCGCAGCACAGCCTCGGCGTCTACGTCGATGTCATGACACAGGTGCTCTCCACACCGGTGCTGCTGTTGCCCGGAACAGGCATCGAGCCCGGCGAGATCTGTCCGGGGGCCTGCAACGCGATCATGGTTGTCACCGACCACATCGCCGGCGACAGCCGCCTGATCAATTACGCCGTCGCCATGAGTGCCGGTTCCGGCGACATGTGGCTCTGCCATGTCGAAGACGATGCCGTCTTCGATCGATACATGCAGGCGATTGAGAAGATTCCGGAAATCGACACCGAACAGGCCCGGGTCCTGCTCGGAAGGCAGCTCCTCAAGGATGCCAGCGATTTCATCGAAAGCGCCATCGCCGAACTGCAGACGCGACAGACCGGCGTGACGTATCACGCCAGCGTCGTCCGCGGACACCGGCTGCAGCAGTACATGCAGCTGGTCGAGAGTCACGACGTCCATCTCGTGGTCGTCAACACCAAGGACGAAGATCAGTTGGCAATGCACGGCATGGCATACGCACTCAGCGTGGAACTGAACGACCGGCCCCTGCTGCTGCTCTGACAACATCTTCCGCGCCGATCGGCGAATGATTCGATTCAGGAGAGGCTGACACGATGTCAGGTTGGCTGCTGCTCGCGGCGGAATCGGGAACGACCGGTCACGAATCGGTCGACGCGTGGATCACCGCGCTGTTCGCTTCCCTCCTGGTCGCCATGATCGCCGCTCTCGCGTTCGAAGAGAAACTTCACGCGAAGAAGTCGATCATTGTCGGCAGCTTCGCCGGCATCTGTCTCATCCTCGAGACCGTCATCTCAGCGTGGACCGGCGAGCGGCTCGTCCCCTTCGGCGAAGTCGTCCTCCCCAACGGACACGCTATCTCGCTCCCCGTCTACATCCCCGCCATCGACTGGGGCGTCATCACGATCATCCTCGGCGCCAGCCTGTTCGTCGAAGTCACCAGCCGCTCCGGCGTCTTCGCCTGGCTCGCCATCAAGGTGACCAAAATCTCCGGCGGCGACCCCTGGCGACTGCTGATCGCCTACGGGCTGCTCACCGTCATCTTTTCGGCGGTTCTCAACAACGTGACGGCGATGATCATCATCGGCAGCCTCACGACCGTTTCACTCAGCAAGCTGAAACGCAACGACCTGCTGCTCGGATTTCTCGTCGTCGAAGGGCTCCTCACCAACGTCGGCGGGCTGCTCACACTGATCAGCAGCGTCCCCAACATCATCGTGGGAAAGACGGCCGGCATCAGCTTCGTCAAGTTTTTCCTCGTTGCTGCCCCCTATGTCGTCGTCGCAACGGCCGCGACGCTCTTCCTCGGCAAGCTGCGGTTCAAGATCCGTGGACTGGTCAGCGAGCAGGACCGCGAAGAGGCCGCCGAACTCGTCGCCGGCTTCGATGAATCCGAGAACATCCCCAGCGAGCGATTCTTCTGGTTTTCGGTCGGTACACTGATCGCCTTCATCGCGTGCCTGGCCGCCCAGCAGCAGCTTCCCTGGGATCTCGACAAGCTGGGCATGGGCTTTGTCGCACTGTTCTTCGCCGGGGTCGTCCTGCTGGCGTACCGGCATGAGGTCGACAAGTTCTACGCCGCGATGGACTGGGACCTGCTCGCCTTCTTCGCTGGCCTGTTCGTGGTCATCAACGTGATGGAGCACGCACAGGTGCTGGCTGTGATCGGCCGGGCCATCAAGGGAGTGCTTGCTCTCCCCGAGTCCTCGGCCTCCAGCATCCTTTTGGCATCCTCCGCTGTCGCCAGTTCCGTGACCGACAACATTCCGCTGGCAGCCATGCTCGCGAAGATCCTCGCCGGCATGGATCTCCCCGCGGATTCCCCCTTCTGGTGGTGCGTGATCTTCGGCGCGAACCTGGGGGGCAACATCACGCCGATCGGCTCCGCCTCGACCGTGGTGGCCATGACGATCATCCACCGCCAGAAGCTCCCGCTGTCGTTTCCCGGCTTTGTGATGACGGCCGCACCGTTCGCCATCGCGCAGATCATTCTGGCGATTCTGTACGTGCTGATCGCCCTCTGACCGGCCCTCGGCACGAGACGCGGAAGCACTCAGCGCTCGCCGGCACAAACCCGGGCAGGCCGTTCGTGGGCAGCGGCCCCATATTGACAACCGCTTGCGCGAGCCTAGAATGAAGCTTGCCTGCTGGAACCTGCCTGCCTTCACACGCCGGGCGACACGAGTGGGCGTCCTCACAACCCTGTTGGCCGCAACGGTTTCCGCCGGTGCGTGGACGTCTGCCGCGTGAGCTCCTCGCTCGTGTGATTCATTCCGTCCCTGTTCCCCGGATCTCTGCCTCTGGCGTTCCCGCTACAGTCGTGCACGCCTGCCAGACAGACGCAGATGCTGTCCCGATGCGGCCACGAACCAGTTTTTGGGACGCGGCGCAGCGACCGCTCAGGTAGAATGAAGAGGAGAATTCCATGCCATTCGGTGGAATCGGGCCGGTAGAACTGATTGTCTTCGCAGCAGTCATGCTGCTTGTTTTTGGTCGCAGAATTCCGGAGACGGCCCGCAGCATGGGGCGCTCGATCGTCGAGTTTCGCCGGGGAATGCGCGACGTCCCTGCTGACGTCGAAAACGCCAAAGCCATGGGAGAACTGTGATGCCGTTTGGTGGTGTTGGACCTTACGAACTGCTCGTGGTCGGGGTGATCGCCCTGCTGCTCTTCGGCAAGCGACTCCCGGAAGTGGCCCGCAGCCTCGGGAAGGGAATCGTCGAGTTCAAGAAGGGGATGAGCGGAATCGAGGACGAGATCAAAGGTGCCTCGACCTCGAGCTATTCGCCCCCTCCGCAGCAACGCCGTCCCGAACCGCGCAGCTCGCGTGAATCGGAGCTGACCGCTCCCAAGTTCGAGCCGCCCCGCTCCGAGCCTGTCGCGACGTCGACCTCCTCCGAGACGACGTCCTCGAACTGAATCTGAACGAAGCCGTCACACCAGAAACACCGCGAGCCGATCCGGCGCTGCTGCGCCCGGACCGGCTCGTTCTGTTTGGTCATCCGCTTCAGTGATCCAGCCAGATCAGATGCGGATGGCACGTCGTTTCTACTGCGGCGAGCGCAGCGTCTCGACGTCGAGGATGCGGGCCGTCGGTGTCGACATGTCGATCACCAGCGGCTGGTTGACCTCGACCCGGGTGACGTTACCTGCCGCATCGCGGGCATCGATTCGCACGTAAATCTTCTGGGCCGCCTCCAGGCCCAGCGTCCAGACAT
This region includes:
- a CDS encoding ArsB/NhaD family transporter — its product is MSGWLLLAAESGTTGHESVDAWITALFASLLVAMIAALAFEEKLHAKKSIIVGSFAGICLILETVISAWTGERLVPFGEVVLPNGHAISLPVYIPAIDWGVITIILGASLFVEVTSRSGVFAWLAIKVTKISGGDPWRLLIAYGLLTVIFSAVLNNVTAMIIIGSLTTVSLSKLKRNDLLLGFLVVEGLLTNVGGLLTLISSVPNIIVGKTAGISFVKFFLVAAPYVVVATAATLFLGKLRFKIRGLVSEQDREEAAELVAGFDESENIPSERFFWFSVGTLIAFIACLAAQQQLPWDLDKLGMGFVALFFAGVVLLAYRHEVDKFYAAMDWDLLAFFAGLFVVINVMEHAQVLAVIGRAIKGVLALPESSASSILLASSAVASSVTDNIPLAAMLAKILAGMDLPADSPFWWCVIFGANLGGNITPIGSASTVVAMTIIHRQKLPLSFPGFVMTAAPFAIAQIILAILYVLIAL
- a CDS encoding Sec-independent protein translocase subunit TatA/TatB gives rise to the protein MPFGGIGPVELIVFAAVMLLVFGRRIPETARSMGRSIVEFRRGMRDVPADVENAKAMGEL
- a CDS encoding Sec-independent protein translocase subunit TatA/TatB, translating into MPFGGVGPYELLVVGVIALLLFGKRLPEVARSLGKGIVEFKKGMSGIEDEIKGASTSSYSPPPQQRRPEPRSSRESELTAPKFEPPRSEPVATSTSSETTSSN